A single genomic interval of Danio aesculapii chromosome 5, fDanAes4.1, whole genome shotgun sequence harbors:
- the LOC130228644 gene encoding gastrula zinc finger protein XlCGF7.1, giving the protein MSDPEPCRIKQEDYEEQIDQIEENEESEEEKQVEAVKIPHLQTCGILFIERREEKCFTFTHCWKSFRPPSAANNHIYGGEKPFTCDRCGKSFTRKERLKEHTRIHTGEKPFACAQCGKSFGCSSNLKQHMMTHTGEKPHKCDQCGKTFLKPSDLNSHLRVHTNEKPYLCSVCGKSFTHQQYLRKHQKFHSGVREYVCFECEKTFIRVEELKRHQRIHTGEKPYKCSHCDTSFSQIQHLRTHQRIHTGEKPHKCSHCDKRFTQLGVLKTHERIHTGEKPYTCDQCFRSFTYSLQLKKHMKIHTGEKQDMSENTGGRDC; this is encoded by the exons atgagtgatccagaaccctgcagaattaaacaggaagattATGAAGAAcaaatag AtcaaattgaagagaatgaggagaGTGAAGAGGAGAAACAAGTCGAAGCAGTGAAAATCCCTCATTTACAGACTTgtggtattttatttattgaaaggaGAGAAGAGAAATGTTTCACCTTCACTCATTGTTGGAAGAGTTTTAGACCACCGTCAGCTGCTAATAATCACATCTACGGCggagagaaacccttcacatgTGATCGATGCGGAAAGAGTTTTACACGCAAAGAAAGGCTTAAAGAACacacgaggatccacactggagagaaaccgttcgcatgtgctcagtgtgggaagagtttcggaTGCTCATCGAACCTTAAACAGCACATGatgactcacactggagagaaaccgcacAAATGTGATCAATGCGGCAAGACATTTTTGAAGCCTTCAGATCTGAATAGCCACCTCAGAGTTCATACAAACGAGAAGCCTTATTTGTGTTCggtgtgtggaaagagtttcacacATCAACAGTATTTAAGAAAACATCAGAAGTTTCACTCTGGGGTGAGAGAGTATGTGTGCTTCGAGTGcgagaagacttttattagagTTGAAGAATTGAAAcgacaccagaggattcacactggagagaagccttacaagtgttcacactgcgacaccAGTTTCAGTCAGATACAACACCTGAGAacgcaccagaggattcacactggagagaaacctcacaagtgttcacactgcgacaagagattcactCAGTTAGGAGTCCTGAAGACACACGAGAGGATTCACACCGGGGAGAAACCGTACACATGTGATCAGTGTTTCAGGAGTTTCACATATTCATtacagcttaagaaacacatgaaaatccacactggagaaaagcagGATATGTCGGAAAATACCGGTGGGAGAGATTGTTGA
- the LOC130228645 gene encoding zinc finger protein draculin-like produces the protein MRLHTREKQKDRKAMAEKLHTCYQCGKSFPLKRSLQKHLIIHTGEKPHRCDQCGKSFPFKEYLKQHMLIHTGEKPHECNQCGKSFRSKRDVKKHMLIHTGEKPHECDQCGKSFRSKGEVKIHMLIHTGEKPHECDQCGKSFRSKGEVKMHMLIHTGEKPHECDQCGKSFRSKGEVKMHMSVHTGLRPYPCDECGKFFAQKKQLQKHMLIHTGEKPYRCDQCGKSFTQKTHLNGHMNIHTGLKPYPCEECGKFFAQKKQLQMHMKVHTGEKPYPCDQCGKCFPYKQSLKLHLAAHAKVNPYTCDECGKSFKTRLQFRSHMKLHPEYKPYKCDQCEKSYGREDHLQRHMKLHTGEKPHKCEHCGKSFPMRDLLRSHLMMHSEVKPYTCDQCGKGFTLKKGLNNHMNIHTGEKPYTCEQCGKSFPYEQSLKLHMRFHRGEKPFTCDQCGQRFSQKGAFNIHMKIHTGEKPYTCDQCGMSFRHGSSLKLHMMHHTGEKPFYCDQCGKCYSTASFLKNHMKTHDKDQIYSCFTCRKTFNQLACLRLHEKRHSLTKPFMCFECGKSYFTDTELKQHLPVHSNERPYMCSFCYKSFPRMDSLKKHEKTHNRKIQNHRHDEEEHVEMSLLKG, from the coding sequence ATGAGACTTCACACTAGAGAGAAGCAGAAAGACAGAAAAGCCATGGCAGAGAAGCTACACACATGCTAtcagtgcgggaagagtttccCATTAAAGAGAAGCCTTCAGAAACACTTGATTATACACACCGGAGAAAAACCACACAGGTGTgatcaatgtgggaagagttttccATTCAAAGAATACCTAAAACAGCACATGCtcatccacaccggagagaagccgcaTGAATGTaatcaatgtgggaagagtttccgAAGCAAAAGAGATGTTAAGAAACACATGCtcatccacaccggagagaagccgcaTGAGTGTGATCAATGCGGGAAGAGTTTCCGAAGCAAAGGTGAGGTGAAGATACACATGCtcatccacaccggagagaagccgcaTGAGTGTGATCAATGCGGGAAGAGTTTCCGAAGCAAAGGTGAGGTAAAGATGCACATGCtcatccacaccggagagaagccgcaTGAGTGTGATCAATGCGGGAAGAGTTTCCGAAGCAAAGGTGAGGTGAAGATGCACATGAGCGTCCACACTGGACTGAGGCCGTACCCATGTGATGAGTGCGGAAAGTTTTTTGCTCAAAAAAAACAGCTTCAGAAGCACATGCtcatccacaccggagagaagccgtatCGATGTGATCAATGCGGGAAGAGTTTCACTCAAAAAACACACCTTAATGGTCACATGAACATCCACACCGGACTGAAACCATACCCATGTGAAGAGTGCGGAAAGTTTTTTGCTCAAAAAAAACAGCTTCAGATGCACATGAAagtccacaccggagagaagccatATCCATGTGATCAATGTGGGAAATGTTTCCCATACAAACAAAGCCTTAAACTACACCTGGCAGCCCATGCCAAGGTGAATCCTTACACATGTGACgagtgcgggaagagtttcaaAACCAGGTTACAATTTAGGAGCCACATGAAACTCCACCCTGAATATAAGCCGTACAAATGTGATCAATGCGAGAAGAGTTACGGGCGAGAAGACCACCTTCAGAGACACATGAAGCTTCACACGGGGGAAAAGCCGCACAAGTGCGAACACTGCGGAAAGAGTTTCCCAATGAGAGATTTGCTTAGGAGCCACTTAATGATGCACAGCGAAGTGAAGCCGTACACATGTGATCAGTGCGGAAAGGGTTTTACACTCAAGAAAGGCCTTAATAATCACATGAatattcacaccggagagaagccgtacaCTTGCGAACAATGCGGGAAGAGTTTCCCTTATGAACAGAGTCTTAAACTGCACATGAGATTTCATCGAGGAGAAAAACCCTTCACTTGTGATCAATGCGGCCAGAGATTCTCCCAGAAAGGAGCCTTTAACATccacatgaaaatccacactggagaaaagccgtaCACCTGCGATCAGTGCGGTATGAGTTTCAGACATGGATCCTCTCTCAAATTACATATGATGCACCATACTGGAGAAAAACCATTTTACTGTGATCAATGTGGTAAATGTTATAGTACGGCATCATTCCTGAAGAACCACATGAAGACTCATGATAAGGATCAAATTTACTCATGTTTTACTTGTAGAAAGACTTTTAACCAGTTGGCGTGTCTGAGGTTGCATGAGAAAAGGCACAGCCTTACAAAGCCTTTTATGTGCTTTGAGTGCGGAAAGAGCTATTTTACAGATACTGAACTGAAACAGCATCTGCCAGTTCACAGTAATGAAAGACCTTACATGTGTTCATTCTGTTATAAGAGTTTCCCCCGAATGGACAGCTTGAAAAAACATGAGAAGACCCATAATAGGAAAATCCAGAACCACCGCCATGATGAGGAAGAGCATGTCGaaatgtctttattaaagggatag